The following are encoded in a window of Nibricoccus aquaticus genomic DNA:
- the galB gene encoding beta-galactosidase GalB, producing the protein MMKPIRLLLAWIVSIAAVSAADTSPRERISFNNGWRFTKDDPLAVGEALNYERIKDWVLPTGDELLNYKHPAQRVRRPDGNPAGDVTYTRAAFDDSKWRSLDLPHDWGIEGPFQQNLDGETGKLPWFGTAWYRKKFDVPASDAGRNVYLEIDGAMSYAMVWINGQFVGGWPYGYSSWRVDLTPHLKPGAENVVAIRLDNPRESSRWYPGGGIYRNVWLLKTSPIQVAQWGVFVTTPTITRDAASVDVGVTLDNKTAARAEVKVGVKLFAADAYGKPVGDAVVSGEERQVRVEPARQANVSHTLRVASPKLWGLKERNRYVAETTVSHEGKVVDRVLTPFGIRSIEHTADDGFLLNGERVQLYGVCNHHDLGALGAAINTRALERQLEILREMGGNAIRTSHNPPAPELLELCDRMGFLVMDEPFDCWAMGKKRDDYGRVFHDWHEKDLRAMMRRDRNHPSVIQWSIGNEVREQFEPDGWKLAAHLAAIVREEDSSRPVVGGFNNIQSGFNGFQRVVDVVGYNYKPSEYAPLRKRHPHVMQMGAETASTLSTRGEYFFPISDDKLEGRSDFQMSSHDLSAARWAHTPDTEWRGLDENPFVMGEFVWTGFDYLGEPTPYNADATNLMNYANPVDRERAAKELAELGKILVPSRSSYFGIIDIAGFPKDRYYLYQARWRPELKMAYILPHWNWPDRVGEITPVFVYSSGDEAELFLNGKSQGRRKRGALEYRFRWNEVKYEPGELKVVVYKNGAVWAENVKRTTGAAAKLTLTPDRATLRADGQDLSFVTVTVADKDGLMIPRAKNALKFTLTGPGEILATDNGDPTSFESFQSPERKAFNGLALVIVRTKAGEAGAITLKATGEGLAPAEVALKSE; encoded by the coding sequence ATGATGAAACCAATCCGCCTCCTCCTGGCGTGGATCGTGTCGATTGCGGCCGTCTCGGCCGCCGACACGTCGCCGCGCGAACGCATCTCTTTCAACAACGGCTGGCGCTTCACCAAAGACGACCCGCTCGCAGTCGGCGAGGCGCTCAACTACGAGCGCATTAAAGACTGGGTGCTCCCGACCGGCGACGAGCTTCTCAATTACAAGCATCCGGCGCAGCGCGTCCGCCGTCCTGACGGCAATCCCGCGGGGGACGTCACCTACACGCGAGCCGCGTTCGACGACTCGAAATGGCGCTCGCTCGATCTCCCGCACGACTGGGGTATCGAAGGACCGTTCCAGCAGAACCTCGACGGCGAGACCGGCAAACTCCCGTGGTTCGGCACGGCGTGGTACCGCAAAAAATTCGACGTTCCCGCGTCGGATGCGGGGCGCAATGTGTATCTGGAAATCGATGGCGCGATGTCGTACGCGATGGTCTGGATCAACGGCCAGTTCGTCGGTGGCTGGCCTTACGGCTATTCGTCGTGGCGCGTGGATCTCACGCCGCATTTGAAACCTGGCGCGGAAAACGTCGTCGCGATCCGCCTCGATAACCCGCGCGAATCCTCCCGCTGGTATCCCGGCGGCGGTATTTATCGCAATGTCTGGCTCCTCAAAACCTCGCCGATCCAGGTCGCGCAGTGGGGCGTCTTCGTGACGACACCAACGATCACGAGAGACGCGGCGTCCGTAGATGTCGGGGTAACGCTCGACAACAAGACGGCCGCGCGCGCCGAGGTGAAAGTGGGCGTGAAATTGTTCGCTGCGGATGCCTACGGCAAACCTGTCGGTGATGCGGTTGTTTCTGGCGAAGAGCGTCAGGTTCGAGTCGAGCCTGCGCGTCAGGCGAATGTCTCGCACACGCTCAGGGTGGCGTCGCCGAAGCTCTGGGGATTGAAGGAGCGCAATCGCTACGTCGCGGAAACGACCGTGTCGCATGAGGGCAAAGTCGTGGACCGCGTGCTCACGCCTTTCGGCATCCGCAGCATCGAGCACACGGCGGATGACGGTTTCCTCCTCAACGGCGAACGCGTGCAGCTCTACGGCGTGTGCAATCACCACGATCTCGGAGCGCTCGGCGCGGCGATCAACACACGCGCGCTCGAACGCCAGCTGGAGATTCTCCGCGAGATGGGCGGCAACGCGATCCGCACATCGCACAACCCTCCCGCGCCCGAGCTGCTCGAGCTTTGCGATCGCATGGGCTTCCTCGTGATGGACGAGCCGTTCGATTGCTGGGCGATGGGCAAGAAGCGCGACGACTACGGTCGCGTTTTTCACGACTGGCACGAGAAGGATCTGCGTGCGATGATGCGTCGCGACCGCAATCACCCGAGCGTGATTCAGTGGAGCATTGGCAACGAAGTGCGCGAACAGTTCGAGCCCGATGGCTGGAAACTCGCCGCGCATCTTGCGGCGATCGTTCGCGAAGAAGACAGCTCCCGTCCGGTCGTCGGTGGCTTCAACAACATCCAGTCCGGCTTCAACGGCTTCCAGCGCGTCGTCGATGTGGTCGGCTATAATTACAAGCCGAGCGAGTACGCGCCGCTGCGCAAACGTCACCCGCACGTGATGCAGATGGGCGCTGAAACCGCGTCCACGCTCAGCACGCGCGGTGAGTATTTCTTCCCGATCTCTGACGATAAACTTGAAGGCCGCTCGGATTTCCAGATGAGCAGCCACGATCTCTCCGCGGCACGCTGGGCGCACACGCCCGACACCGAATGGCGCGGACTCGACGAGAATCCTTTCGTCATGGGCGAGTTCGTGTGGACGGGTTTCGATTACCTTGGCGAGCCGACGCCGTACAACGCGGATGCGACCAACTTGATGAACTACGCGAATCCGGTGGATCGCGAACGCGCCGCGAAGGAACTGGCTGAGCTTGGAAAGATTCTGGTGCCGTCTCGCAGCTCATACTTCGGCATCATCGACATCGCGGGTTTCCCGAAGGATCGCTATTACCTCTATCAGGCACGCTGGCGTCCGGAGTTGAAGATGGCGTACATTCTCCCGCATTGGAACTGGCCGGACAGGGTTGGCGAAATCACTCCGGTCTTCGTGTACTCGTCGGGTGACGAGGCGGAGTTGTTCCTCAACGGAAAATCCCAAGGCCGTCGCAAACGCGGTGCCCTGGAATATCGCTTCCGTTGGAACGAGGTAAAGTATGAGCCAGGTGAACTCAAAGTCGTCGTCTATAAAAACGGTGCCGTCTGGGCCGAGAACGTGAAGCGCACGACGGGCGCTGCGGCTAAGCTCACGCTCACGCCTGATCGCGCAACGCTGCGCGCCGATGGGCAGGATCTGTCGTTCGTGACGGTCACGGTTGCCGACAAAGACGGCTTGATGATCCCGCGCGCGAAGAACGCGTTGAAGTTCACGCTCACGGGTCCGGGAGAAATCCTCGCGACCGACAACGGCGATCCGACGAGCTTCGAGTCGTTCCAGTCGCCTGAGCGCAAGGCCTTCAATGGACTGGCGCTTGTGATCGTGCGCACGAAAGCGGGCGAAGCGGGAGCGATCACTCTCAAGGCGACGGGCGAAGGACTGGCTCCAGCTGAAGTCGCGCTGAAGAGCGAGTAA
- a CDS encoding glycoside hydrolase family 28 protein — protein sequence MPRLFSVFLALAFLSAAPLHAALTKPVSPIAPAAPKIPSTRVSLADFGGKPDGITLNTDAFARAIAALSEKGGGTLFVPPGIWHTGPIALKSRINLHLEAGALVQFSRDTTLYPLRHFKARSETFVDSTSPLSGDNLEDIAITGSGVIDGGGDAWRLVKKAKMTEGAWNALVKSGGVLNDKKNEWWPSQAALEGGAAIATLEKKGSIEIADYAPYQIFLRPRMVRLLDCKRVLIEGVTVRNAPNWTLHPWLCEDLAIRDVKIFNNRWAQNSDAMDIDSCRRVHIKGCIVDTGDDGICIKSGINESGRRIGVPTEDVLVEDCVVYEGHGGFTIGSEMSGGVRNILVQNCTFIGTALGLRFKTSRGRGGLVENIHMRGIRMTHIEGNAIDFNFFYWVQGQPQPTAPAVDEGTPQFRNMLFEDITARDGSGTLVLRGLPEMPINNLTFRNVTLAGGKGADIANSDKIVFENVRIENKTGDALTTTAVTNSKLELAR from the coding sequence ATGCCGCGCCTCTTCTCCGTTTTCCTCGCACTCGCCTTCCTCAGCGCCGCGCCGCTTCACGCCGCGCTCACCAAGCCCGTCTCCCCCATCGCCCCCGCCGCGCCCAAAATCCCCTCCACCCGCGTCAGCCTCGCCGACTTCGGTGGCAAACCCGACGGCATCACGCTCAACACTGACGCCTTCGCCCGCGCCATCGCCGCGCTCTCCGAGAAAGGCGGCGGCACCCTCTTCGTCCCGCCCGGCATCTGGCACACCGGCCCGATCGCACTCAAGAGCCGCATCAATCTCCACCTCGAGGCCGGCGCGCTCGTCCAGTTCTCCCGCGACACCACGCTCTACCCGCTCCGACACTTCAAAGCCCGCAGCGAAACCTTCGTCGACTCCACGTCGCCACTTTCCGGCGACAACCTCGAAGACATTGCCATCACCGGCTCCGGCGTGATCGACGGCGGCGGCGATGCCTGGCGTCTCGTGAAAAAAGCCAAGATGACCGAAGGCGCCTGGAACGCCCTCGTGAAGTCCGGCGGCGTCCTCAACGACAAGAAAAACGAATGGTGGCCCAGCCAGGCCGCGCTCGAAGGCGGAGCCGCCATCGCCACGCTCGAAAAGAAAGGCTCCATCGAAATCGCCGACTACGCGCCTTACCAAATCTTCCTCCGCCCCCGCATGGTCCGCCTGCTCGACTGCAAACGCGTCCTCATCGAAGGCGTCACCGTCCGCAACGCCCCCAACTGGACGCTCCACCCCTGGCTCTGCGAAGACCTCGCCATCCGCGACGTGAAAATCTTCAACAACCGCTGGGCGCAAAACTCCGACGCGATGGACATCGATTCGTGCCGCCGCGTGCACATCAAGGGCTGCATCGTCGACACGGGCGACGACGGCATCTGCATCAAGTCCGGCATCAACGAATCCGGCCGCCGCATCGGCGTTCCCACCGAGGACGTGCTCGTCGAAGACTGCGTAGTGTACGAAGGCCACGGCGGCTTCACCATCGGCAGCGAGATGTCCGGCGGCGTCCGCAACATCCTCGTGCAAAACTGCACCTTCATCGGCACCGCGCTCGGCCTCCGCTTCAAAACCTCCCGCGGCCGCGGCGGCCTCGTCGAAAATATCCACATGCGCGGCATCCGCATGACTCACATCGAGGGCAACGCCATCGATTTCAATTTCTTCTACTGGGTCCAGGGCCAGCCCCAGCCCACCGCGCCCGCCGTCGACGAAGGCACGCCGCAATTCCGCAACATGCTCTTCGAAGACATCACCGCCCGCGACGGCTCCGGCACGCTCGTCCTCCGCGGTCTCCCCGAGATGCCCATCAACAACCTCACCTTCCGCAACGTCACCCTCGCCGGGGGCAAAGGCGCCGACATCGCCAACAGCGACAAGATCGTCTTCGAAAACGTCCGCATCGAAAACAAAACCGGCGACGCCCTCACTACCACAGCCGTAACCAATTCCAAACTCGAGCTCGCCCGCTAA